ATTTCGCTACAGCGTTTCTGATGGGATCATCAGGTGAAGATGTCGATTGGCGACGAATTTTTGTGTTCCTTGGTTTGACTGGTGTCGCATTAGCGGTTGTTGTTCGTTTGGTGCTCCGTGAGCCAATCCGCGGCGCGATGGAATTCAAAAATCACGCAAGCATAAAGCAACCGCCGTTTAAAGAGTCTCTTAAGAGCCTACTCAAGATTCCTGCTTGGTGGGCAATGTGCTTTGGAATTGCTTTTGGTTCGTTCGTGTCATACGGATTTTCGGCCTTTCAAACGAAGTATTTGCGCCTTCTTGACCCCAGCTTCGACTTTCAAACCTTGGTCATCGTACTGGGTATTATCAACGGTACAACCTACGCCGGTGGCGCCTTTCTAGGTGCGAAAGTTGCTGACAAATGGGGCAGCAAAAATATTCGTGCCTACGGTTGGCTACCTGCGATTGCGATTGCTATCTGCCTCCCTGTCGCCATTATGGGGTTCTGGGTTTCGTCAGTATGGGTTCACTTGGGCTTTACGACCTTTTTACTGTTCTTCTTAGGCATCTACCTAGGTCCTAGCTTTGCTATCGCGCAGACTTTAGCACCGATTAATATGCGCGCTATGTCTACCGCCCTATTTTTCTTTATTCTCAATATGGTGGCATTAGGCGGTGGACCGACTTTCGCCGGCTGGTTAATAGATGTATTTAAACAAAGCAATGGTGATTTGATGTCAATGCGATACGCAATGACGGTAACTTGCTTAATGTTTATACCTTCGATTATAAGCTTTCTAATCGTTTCTAAAGTATTGCCTAAAGATTGGGATGCTGCAGAAAAAAGAAATATTAAGTTAGCCGAGGGATAAGGCCAAACGGAGGAGTCGACGCACACCAGTTGAACGTGCGTCTGGCTCCACTATTGTTTAGTGAGCGGCACACTCTTCATCTATCAAAAAAGCTTGGTGCAGATCGATGACCAAAC
The sequence above is a segment of the Arenicella xantha genome. Coding sequences within it:
- a CDS encoding spinster family MFS transporter; translation: MTDPKSSSKQYRALVLVLLTVVYGFNFIDRQIVGILAPFIQKDLGLTNTQLGLLIGLAFAAFYTGVAIPIAWLADRYNRVNILSISLAMWSGFTALTGLAGNFFQIGMARMGVGIGEAGGSPPSHSIISDLYGKEERASALGVYSMGIPLGIMSAYFATAFLMGSSGEDVDWRRIFVFLGLTGVALAVVVRLVLREPIRGAMEFKNHASIKQPPFKESLKSLLKIPAWWAMCFGIAFGSFVSYGFSAFQTKYLRLLDPSFDFQTLVIVLGIINGTTYAGGAFLGAKVADKWGSKNIRAYGWLPAIAIAICLPVAIMGFWVSSVWVHLGFTTFLLFFLGIYLGPSFAIAQTLAPINMRAMSTALFFFILNMVALGGGPTFAGWLIDVFKQSNGDLMSMRYAMTVTCLMFIPSIISFLIVSKVLPKDWDAAEKRNIKLAEG